A genomic window from Salvia miltiorrhiza cultivar Shanhuang (shh) chromosome 5, IMPLAD_Smil_shh, whole genome shotgun sequence includes:
- the LOC131024264 gene encoding probable calcium-binding protein CML36, with protein sequence MKLAKIVPAKLFRSKKWRSVSRSEAEPSSFSSHTTSSSSSSEDGGLKRPAGLSTPTSVLPSTSAGMSTEEWTEISAAVYFELKQAFEMIDRDGDGKITKEELESLLSRLGAEPPSKEELWQMLSEVDRDGDGCITLEEFHAIGSAFAPSTDSSELRHTFDFFDSDRDGRITAEELFSVFKTIGDARCTLEDCRRMIRGVDRNGDG encoded by the coding sequence ATGAAGCTCGCCAAGATTGTTCCCGCCAAGCTCTTCAGATCGAAGAAATGGCGCTCGGTTTCCAGATCCGAGGCCGAGCCGTCGTCCTTCAGCTCCCATACGacgtcctcctcctcctcctctgaGGACGGCGGCCTCAAGAGGCCGGCCGGCCTTTCTACGCCGACCAGCGTCCTCCCCTCGACCTCCGCCGGCATGTCGACGGAGGAGTGGACAGAGATATCCGCCGCCGTCTACTTCGAGCTGAAGCAGGCGTTCGAGATGATCGACCGCGATGGCGACGGGAAGATCACCAAGGAGGAGCTCGAGTCGCTCCTGAGCCGGCTCGGCGCCGAACCTCCGAGCAAGGAGGAGCTGTGGCAGATGCTCAGCGAAGTCGACCGCGACGGAGACGGCTGCATCACGCTGGAGGAGTTCCACGCGATCGGATCGGCTTTCGCGCCGTCGACCGACAGCTCGGAGCTGAGGCACACGTTCGATTTCTTTGACTCCGACCGCGACGGGAGGATCACGGCGGAGGAGCTCTTCAGCGTATTCAAGACGATCGGCGACGCGCGGTGCACGTTAGAGGACTGCCGGCGCATGATAAGAGGCGTAGATAGAAACGGGGACGGATAA